A window of Dyella terrae contains these coding sequences:
- the cobD gene encoding threonine-phosphate decarboxylase CobD: MLEHGGRLRRAAREYGIPLEDWLDLSTGISPFAWPVPDIPGEAWHRLPEDDDGLMEVARDYYGTQALLPVSGTQAAIQSLPLLRDHSRVGVLAPGYAEHAHVWRRVGHDVRPRSAADLLSSGDRYDVVILINPNNPGGETFGREQLLDLHASLRRRSGWLIVDEAFMDATPGESLCAMPPREGLIVLRSVGKFFGLAGARAGFVSATTDLLLALRSHLGPWALTGPTRHVLKLALADTAWHVEAQAKLRAASTHLAALLANRGLAPSAGTPFFQWCRHAHAPAIQRALARKGVLVRLFDEPSSLRFGLPGSQEAFDRLDRALREAVVAPNVLGPRR, encoded by the coding sequence ATGCTTGAACACGGCGGACGTTTGCGGCGGGCAGCGCGCGAGTACGGCATCCCGTTGGAAGACTGGCTCGATCTGTCGACGGGCATCAGTCCGTTCGCCTGGCCCGTGCCTGACATTCCCGGCGAGGCCTGGCATCGCCTGCCCGAGGACGACGACGGCCTCATGGAAGTCGCGCGCGACTACTACGGTACGCAGGCGTTGCTGCCGGTATCCGGGACGCAGGCGGCCATCCAGTCGTTGCCACTGCTTCGCGATCATTCGCGCGTGGGTGTTCTTGCACCCGGCTATGCGGAGCACGCGCATGTCTGGCGACGCGTGGGGCACGACGTTCGCCCGCGGTCGGCGGCCGATCTGCTGTCGAGCGGCGATCGCTACGATGTCGTCATTCTGATCAACCCGAACAATCCAGGTGGCGAGACATTCGGCCGCGAACAACTGCTGGACCTTCATGCCAGCTTGCGTCGGCGCAGTGGCTGGCTGATTGTCGATGAAGCCTTCATGGACGCGACGCCGGGAGAAAGCCTGTGTGCGATGCCGCCGCGGGAAGGCCTGATTGTCCTTCGCTCGGTGGGCAAGTTCTTCGGGCTCGCGGGTGCGCGCGCAGGGTTTGTCAGTGCGACGACCGACCTTCTGCTTGCCTTGCGATCCCATCTCGGGCCGTGGGCCCTGACCGGGCCGACACGGCATGTGCTCAAGCTGGCGCTGGCGGATACCGCATGGCACGTCGAAGCTCAGGCCAAGTTGCGCGCGGCGAGTACGCATCTGGCGGCTTTGCTTGCCAACCGTGGCCTCGCACCTTCGGCCGGCACCCCGTTCTTCCAGTGGTGCCGACATGCCCATGCGCCGGCCATCCAGCGAGCTCTCGCGCGCAAGGGTGTGCTGGTCCGCTTGTTCGATGAGCCGTCCAGCCTCCGGTTTGGCCTGCCCGGTTCGCAGGAGGCGTTCGATCGCCTGGATCGCGCGCTGCGCGAGGCCGTGGTCGCGCCCAACGTGCTGGGACCAAGGCGATGA